From Chryseobacterium tructae, one genomic window encodes:
- a CDS encoding endonuclease III domain-containing protein has product MTKKQRAELVQIELDKLYPTTPIPLDHTDPYTLMVAVALSAQTTDKKVNEVTPNLFEVAGTPQRMAKLEEFQIKELIKEIGLSNTKAKNLKRMAELLLERHNGIVPQTYEELEALPGVGHKTASVVMSQGFGFQAFPVDTHIHRLMTQWKLTSGKNVVETEKDAKKLFPEEVWNKLHLQIIFYGREYSPARGKGEKDFITKMMFEK; this is encoded by the coding sequence ATGACAAAAAAGCAAAGAGCTGAGCTCGTTCAGATAGAACTGGATAAATTATATCCTACCACACCTATTCCTTTGGATCATACCGATCCTTATACTTTGATGGTTGCCGTTGCTTTATCTGCACAAACAACTGATAAAAAAGTAAATGAAGTAACTCCAAACCTTTTTGAGGTAGCCGGAACCCCGCAAAGAATGGCAAAACTGGAAGAATTTCAGATCAAAGAATTGATTAAAGAAATCGGACTGTCTAATACAAAGGCCAAGAACCTAAAGAGAATGGCCGAGCTTTTACTGGAAAGACATAATGGTATTGTTCCTCAGACATATGAAGAATTAGAAGCGCTTCCGGGCGTAGGGCATAAAACGGCTTCCGTAGTGATGAGCCAGGGGTTTGGTTTTCAGGCATTCCCGGTAGATACTCATATTCATCGCCTGATGACCCAATGGAAACTTACTTCCGGTAAAAATGTGGTAGAAACAGAAAAAGATGCCAAGAAACTATTTCCCGAAGAAGTATGGAACAAACTTCACCTTCAGATCATTTTCTATGGTAGAGAATATTCTCCGGCAAGAGGAAAAGGGGAGAAGGACTTTATTACCAAAATGATGTTTGAGAAGTAA
- a CDS encoding four helix bundle protein, with protein sequence MSYNKLDIYNIAFELFVETHQLSLQLPKYELYELGSQLRRSADSVVTNIAEGYGRNNYKGDFIRFLTYSQASCDETVCHLSKITRLYPELSQEFKDKSEQYKLLGGKINNFIKYVQLSWRT encoded by the coding sequence ATGAGCTACAATAAACTTGATATTTATAACATTGCTTTTGAGTTGTTTGTTGAAACGCATCAATTGTCATTACAACTACCAAAGTATGAATTATATGAGCTTGGCAGTCAATTAAGACGCTCGGCAGACTCAGTTGTTACAAATATTGCAGAAGGCTATGGAAGAAATAATTACAAAGGAGACTTCATCAGATTCCTTACTTATTCTCAGGCAAGTTGTGATGAAACGGTATGTCATTTATCAAAAATAACAAGACTTTACCCGGAATTAAGCCAAGAATTTAAAGACAAATCAGAACAATATAAATTATTAGGAGGAAAAATAAATAATTTTATAAAATACGTTCAGCTAAGCTGGCGCACATAA
- a CDS encoding bestrophin family protein, protein MILSEFMRVYNTKHFLKILFSLHKSDTLKILFPSMIMVGLYSWGIQYLEVGYFHLTAKSGISNVGMIHSLLGFVLSLLLVFRTNTAYDRWWEGRKLWGKLVNDTRNFAIKMNTILGDNRQDAEQISRYLKYFPHFLAKHLSKESTRLALDEDYSEIEKTLKNHGPSEIVILLSHKLNQLKKEGKISEIEMLYLDTQLSGFLEVCGGCERIKNTPIPYSYSSFIKKFIILYVLALPIAYVITIGLFMIPLTVFVYYVLMSLEMIAEEIEDPFNNDENDIPMETIAQNIEKNVHQIMSKK, encoded by the coding sequence AGCTTACACAAGAGCGATACCCTGAAGATTCTTTTCCCTAGTATGATTATGGTGGGATTATACTCTTGGGGAATTCAATATTTGGAAGTGGGATATTTTCATCTTACTGCAAAATCAGGAATCAGTAATGTGGGCATGATTCATTCCTTATTGGGATTTGTACTCTCTCTTTTATTGGTTTTTCGTACCAATACAGCGTATGACAGATGGTGGGAAGGAAGAAAACTTTGGGGAAAACTGGTGAATGATACCCGAAACTTTGCCATAAAGATGAATACCATTCTTGGAGATAACCGCCAAGATGCGGAACAGATCTCAAGATATTTAAAATATTTCCCGCACTTCTTAGCTAAACATCTTTCCAAAGAATCTACTCGTCTGGCATTGGATGAAGATTATTCTGAAATTGAAAAAACATTAAAAAATCATGGACCAAGCGAAATCGTGATTCTTTTAAGCCATAAACTGAACCAATTAAAAAAAGAAGGAAAAATTTCAGAGATCGAAATGCTTTATTTAGACACTCAACTTTCCGGCTTCCTGGAAGTATGTGGTGGCTGTGAAAGAATTAAGAACACTCCTATTCCTTATTCTTACTCTTCATTTATTAAAAAGTTCATCATTTTATACGTACTTGCTCTTCCTATTGCTTACGTTATCACCATCGGGCTTTTTATGATTCCGCTTACGGTTTTTGTATATTATGTATTGATGAGCCTTGAAATGATTGCTGAAGAAATTGAAGATCCTTTTAACAATGATGAGAATGACATCCCAATGGAAACGATCGCCCAGAATATTGAGAAAAATGTTCACCAGATTATGAGCAAAAAATAA
- a CDS encoding DUF6973 domain-containing protein, giving the protein MRTFKIFFNTIRSMSFKKIIRLLSLVLPHPLFAILSFHATAKAYTIAQAKFPKTASNNGIGNAFRHALWCCFIMMYCSKVSSPKKALGFCKRMTDMHEELFPNQPLETKMDLHNNKFGMDYFMELLPGIHRQFFEKSFFVDGLVKKMDDAKVLKNLDDDFEGHLVYLED; this is encoded by the coding sequence ATGAGGACTTTTAAGATATTTTTCAATACCATCCGGAGTATGAGCTTTAAAAAGATCATTCGTCTTTTATCGCTTGTTCTTCCCCATCCTCTTTTTGCCATACTGAGCTTTCATGCTACAGCTAAGGCATATACCATTGCACAGGCAAAATTTCCTAAAACAGCGTCTAACAATGGGATAGGAAATGCATTCAGACATGCACTCTGGTGCTGTTTCATCATGATGTATTGCAGCAAGGTTTCTTCCCCTAAAAAAGCATTGGGTTTCTGTAAAAGAATGACAGATATGCACGAAGAACTTTTCCCCAATCAACCCTTGGAAACCAAAATGGATCTCCACAACAACAAATTCGGAATGGATTATTTTATGGAACTATTACCAGGAATTCACCGCCAATTTTTTGAAAAAAGCTTTTTTGTAGACGGATTAGTAAAAAAGATGGATGATGCCAAGGTATTGAAAAATCTAGATGATGATTTTGAAGGACACCTTGTTTACCTGGAAGATTAA
- a CDS encoding DinB family protein, producing the protein MITESIRSLFNRDLYKLKTEIESYQKEENLWKIDKSIANSAGNLCLHLVGNINHFIGAQLGNTGYIRHREQEFSLKDIPKAELIEKIEATITMIDMVLPQLPEEDLKKEYPLVVFENPMTTDYFLIHLVAHLDYHLGQINYHRRLLDM; encoded by the coding sequence ATGATCACAGAAAGCATCAGATCTCTTTTCAATAGAGATTTATACAAATTGAAGACAGAGATAGAAAGCTATCAAAAAGAAGAGAACCTTTGGAAAATTGATAAAAGTATTGCCAACTCAGCTGGTAACCTTTGCCTTCATTTAGTAGGAAATATCAATCATTTTATAGGAGCACAACTAGGGAATACCGGATATATAAGACATCGAGAGCAGGAATTCTCCTTAAAAGATATTCCAAAAGCTGAACTTATCGAAAAAATTGAAGCCACAATCACTATGATAGACATGGTTTTGCCTCAACTACCAGAAGAAGATCTTAAAAAAGAATATCCTCTTGTTGTCTTTGAAAACCCTATGACAACAGATTATTTTCTTATTCACCTAGTTGCTCATCTGGATTATCATTTAGGACAAATTAATTATCACAGAAGATTATTGGATATGTAA
- a CDS encoding ferric siderophore ABC transporter substrate-binding protein, protein MRSYTTNRNEENRDRIKSALLSVLIWAAILLFVFYYKLKPELDKEPEVVTTMLVNFGDNRNGNGAEEPAEQPGSLAAETEVVTPEPVEVPVPETKTEIKPEPVVKPEPKKVEAKEKVITGNNSKNTVPKKEESKKAEKKAATNTSTAKNTKKSGAAKANSKTGNGDGQGNAAIGKFIGGKGQKPGGQGDGNGSGNAGDPLGGEGNGDSKVGIDRKLVGYIPGTMGRGGAQPSHSCTASGSITIAYTVDKAGNVVSARRAGGVSDPCVSSTSVSWVKKYVKAEKANVSSSGTYKITF, encoded by the coding sequence ATGAGAAGCTACACTACAAACAGAAACGAGGAAAACCGAGACCGGATAAAGAGTGCATTACTCTCTGTCCTGATTTGGGCTGCCATTTTGCTTTTTGTTTTTTATTATAAATTAAAACCAGAGCTGGATAAAGAACCCGAAGTAGTGACTACCATGTTAGTGAACTTTGGAGACAACAGAAACGGGAATGGTGCTGAAGAACCCGCGGAACAACCAGGAAGTCTGGCTGCTGAGACAGAAGTCGTAACACCGGAACCTGTAGAAGTTCCAGTTCCTGAAACAAAAACAGAAATAAAGCCTGAACCGGTAGTGAAACCCGAGCCAAAGAAAGTAGAAGCGAAGGAAAAAGTGATTACTGGAAATAATTCAAAAAATACAGTTCCTAAAAAAGAGGAATCTAAAAAAGCAGAGAAAAAAGCAGCTACAAATACAAGTACAGCTAAGAATACTAAAAAATCTGGAGCTGCAAAAGCCAATTCAAAGACTGGAAACGGTGACGGACAAGGAAATGCCGCTATTGGTAAGTTTATTGGCGGAAAAGGACAGAAACCTGGTGGACAGGGTGATGGAAATGGATCTGGTAATGCAGGAGATCCGCTAGGAGGTGAAGGAAATGGTGACAGTAAAGTAGGAATTGATAGAAAACTGGTAGGATATATTCCCGGAACAATGGGAAGAGGAGGAGCACAGCCATCTCACAGCTGTACAGCCAGTGGATCTATTACGATTGCTTATACGGTAGATAAAGCAGGAAACGTAGTGTCAGCAAGAAGAGCAGGAGGAGTTTCAGATCCTTGTGTATCATCTACATCTGTTAGCTGGGTGAAGAAATATGTAAAAGCTGAAAAAGCCAATGTATCTTCCAGTGGAACTTATAAAATTACATTCTAA
- a CDS encoding MotA/TolQ/ExbB proton channel family protein has product MLLTELSQILFAQITTPAVAADNLEFSFWKIMFHGGAFAKIVMMTVLLLGVFSLYLFFERFFFIKRLTSKTDSNFMNNIEDFIKAGKIEAAADYCKTQNSPEGRILEKGISRLGRPVSDIVSAMESQAQVEVANMEKNLNLLAVVPSIAPMLGLLGTVIGMIIAFFNLSHATGSFSPKTLSEGIYTALGQTAVGLAVAIPANFCYNILLTRIDKFVLKAQNMSGEFLDLINKPL; this is encoded by the coding sequence ATGCTGTTAACGGAACTTTCTCAGATTTTATTTGCACAAATCACTACACCTGCAGTTGCCGCAGACAATTTAGAATTTTCATTCTGGAAAATCATGTTCCATGGAGGAGCCTTCGCTAAAATAGTGATGATGACCGTATTATTACTTGGAGTATTTTCCCTATATCTGTTTTTTGAAAGATTTTTCTTTATTAAAAGACTGACTTCAAAGACGGATTCTAACTTCATGAATAATATTGAAGACTTTATTAAGGCAGGAAAAATAGAAGCTGCTGCTGATTATTGTAAAACACAGAACTCTCCGGAAGGAAGAATTCTTGAAAAAGGGATCTCAAGGCTTGGCCGTCCTGTTTCTGATATCGTAAGTGCGATGGAATCGCAGGCTCAGGTAGAAGTGGCCAATATGGAGAAAAACCTGAATCTTTTGGCTGTAGTACCCAGTATTGCACCAATGTTAGGTCTTTTGGGAACGGTAATCGGGATGATTATTGCCTTCTTTAATCTATCACATGCAACAGGTTCTTTCTCTCCGAAAACACTTTCAGAAGGTATCTATACGGCATTAGGGCAGACTGCTGTAGGTCTTGCTGTAGCAATTCCTGCTAACTTCTGTTACAACATTCTTTTAACGAGAATTGATAAATTTGTATTGAAGGCTCAGAATATGTCAGGAGAATTTTTAGACCTTATCAACAAACCTTTATAA
- a CDS encoding NAD kinase — MKAAIYSQKKDLDTFLYLSKFISELETRGVKSVLYDEMAEALQFSKIFETFNNKQDLVDKEVDLFFTFGGDGTIVNSLTFIEDLEIPVVGVNTGRLGFLAFFTKEEAFKELDAILKGDVKTSRRSVIQVVSPNLEGFFPYALNDVTVSRKETTSMITVDSYINNEFLNVFWGDGVIISTPTGSTAYSLSCGGPIISPNNENFVITPIAPHNLNVRPLVVNDKVEIKFRVESRVPQYSLSLDSRLIHIETDKEIIIRKADFQLLLVQPNNLSFYETIRQKLLWGRDKRN; from the coding sequence ATGAAGGCAGCCATATATTCTCAGAAAAAAGATCTTGATACTTTTTTATATTTAAGCAAGTTTATCTCTGAACTTGAAACCAGAGGTGTAAAATCTGTTCTGTATGATGAAATGGCTGAAGCACTTCAGTTTTCGAAAATTTTCGAGACTTTCAACAATAAGCAGGATCTTGTGGATAAAGAAGTGGATCTTTTCTTCACCTTTGGTGGCGATGGAACCATTGTAAATTCTCTTACCTTCATCGAAGATCTTGAAATTCCTGTAGTTGGGGTAAATACCGGAAGATTAGGATTCCTGGCCTTTTTTACAAAAGAAGAAGCTTTTAAAGAGCTGGATGCCATCTTAAAAGGAGATGTAAAAACTAGCCGTCGTTCAGTAATCCAAGTGGTTTCTCCAAACCTGGAGGGATTTTTCCCATATGCATTAAATGATGTCACTGTATCCCGAAAGGAAACAACCTCTATGATTACGGTGGATTCTTATATTAACAATGAATTTCTAAATGTATTCTGGGGCGATGGGGTTATTATCTCCACTCCAACAGGATCTACAGCTTATTCTTTAAGCTGTGGCGGGCCAATTATTTCTCCTAATAACGAAAACTTTGTCATCACCCCTATCGCACCTCACAATCTTAATGTGAGACCTTTAGTCGTTAATGATAAAGTAGAAATCAAATTTAGAGTAGAAAGCAGAGTACCACAATACTCATTGTCTCTAGACTCCAGATTAATTCATATCGAAACCGATAAGGAGATTATCATCAGGAAAGCAGATTTTCAGCTTCTTTTGGTACAGCCCAATAATTTAAGCTTCTACGAAACCATCCGTCAGAAGCTACTTTGGGGGCGTGACAAAAGAAATTAA
- the bcp gene encoding thioredoxin-dependent thiol peroxidase, protein MLKVGDKLPQFEGTNQDGEAISSSKLIGKKLVVFFYPQASTPTCTVEACNLSDNYSKLEAAGYQLLGVSGDSVKKQKNFHSKFAFPYDLIADESHDILEKFGVWQEKKTFGKTYMGIVRTTFIFDENGVCTRVIEKVTSKTAAEQILEG, encoded by the coding sequence ATGTTGAAAGTTGGAGATAAATTACCTCAATTTGAAGGAACCAATCAGGATGGAGAAGCAATCTCTTCATCAAAATTAATCGGAAAAAAACTTGTTGTTTTCTTTTATCCTCAGGCGAGTACTCCAACATGCACCGTTGAAGCTTGCAATCTGAGTGATAATTATTCTAAACTTGAAGCAGCAGGATATCAACTGCTAGGAGTGAGTGGCGATTCTGTAAAAAAGCAGAAAAACTTTCATAGCAAATTCGCCTTTCCTTATGATCTTATCGCTGATGAAAGCCATGATATTCTTGAAAAATTCGGAGTTTGGCAAGAGAAAAAGACGTTTGGTAAAACGTATATGGGAATTGTAAGAACCACTTTTATTTTTGATGAAAATGGGGTATGCACAAGAGTTATTGAAAAAGTAACCTCAAAAACAGCTGCTGAACAGATCTTAGAAGGATAG
- the accD gene encoding acetyl-CoA carboxylase, carboxyltransferase subunit beta, with the protein MAFDWFKRKAKNITTSTDEKKDVPKGLWHQTPSGKVVEHDELKRNNYVSPEDGFHVRIGSAEFFDILFDGGKFTELDANVESIDILNFKDTKPYKDRLKEVKAKTKLTDSIRNAVGTVKGTEMVVSCMDFAFIGGSLGSVMGEKIKRAIDYCIKNKLPYMIICQSGGARMQEATYSLMQLAKVQAKLAQLSEAGLLYIAYLCDPTFGGITASFAMTADIIMAEPGALIGFAGPRVIRETIGRDLPEGFQTSEFLQEKGFVDFIVKRTEIQDTVAKTVNLLAAKA; encoded by the coding sequence ATGGCATTCGACTGGTTTAAAAGAAAAGCAAAAAACATTACCACCTCTACTGATGAGAAAAAGGACGTTCCCAAAGGTCTTTGGCATCAGACTCCATCCGGAAAAGTTGTGGAACATGATGAATTAAAGAGAAATAACTATGTTTCTCCTGAAGATGGATTTCATGTAAGAATAGGAAGTGCGGAATTTTTTGACATCCTTTTTGACGGTGGTAAATTTACCGAACTGGATGCCAATGTTGAAAGTATTGATATCTTGAACTTTAAGGATACAAAGCCTTATAAAGATCGTTTAAAAGAAGTAAAAGCAAAAACTAAACTTACAGACTCTATCAGAAATGCTGTAGGAACCGTAAAAGGAACTGAAATGGTAGTTTCTTGTATGGATTTCGCTTTTATTGGGGGATCTTTAGGTTCTGTAATGGGTGAAAAAATCAAAAGAGCGATTGATTATTGTATCAAGAACAAACTTCCGTATATGATTATCTGTCAGTCCGGAGGAGCTAGAATGCAGGAAGCAACTTATTCTTTGATGCAGTTAGCTAAGGTACAGGCTAAATTGGCTCAGCTTTCAGAAGCGGGTCTTTTATACATCGCTTACCTTTGTGACCCAACTTTTGGTGGAATTACAGCATCTTTCGCGATGACTGCTGATATCATCATGGCTGAACCGGGTGCATTAATCGGTTTTGCAGGGCCAAGAGTAATCCGTGAAACCATCGGTAGAGACTTACCGGAAGGATTCCAGACCTCTGAATTCCTACAAGAAAAAGGATTTGTGGACTTCATTGTAAAAAGAACTGAAATTCAGGATACTGTTGCTAAAACCGTTAATTTATTAGCTGCAAAAGCATAA
- a CDS encoding CBS domain-containing protein produces the protein MFIKDYISKDFPCFNLSDSIESARNTLDDFGYSHIFIKKSHHFYGALAKDFLYEEDGGTLKDLEHQIERFAILDDHNIMDSIRLFYTFNTNVIPVINKSEKYLGYITCDDIFQDLSRYPLFSESGAILTVEAPARKYSMTEIANIVESNNSKFYGGFISFMSDEVIHVTIKISNENLASIDSTFDRYDYRIVEKYYSDEKSDLFKDRFGFFQKFIEI, from the coding sequence ATGTTTATCAAGGACTATATCTCAAAAGATTTCCCATGCTTTAACCTGTCGGACTCTATAGAATCGGCAAGAAATACATTGGATGATTTCGGATATTCTCATATTTTCATCAAAAAATCCCATCACTTTTATGGAGCCCTTGCTAAGGACTTTTTATATGAAGAAGATGGTGGAACTTTGAAGGATCTTGAGCATCAAATCGAGAGATTTGCCATTCTGGATGATCATAATATCATGGATAGTATCCGCCTGTTTTATACATTCAATACCAATGTGATCCCAGTGATCAACAAGAGTGAAAAGTATTTGGGCTATATTACCTGTGATGATATCTTCCAGGATCTTTCCCGTTATCCGTTATTTTCAGAATCTGGAGCGATTCTTACGGTAGAAGCTCCTGCCAGAAAGTACTCCATGACGGAAATCGCTAATATTGTGGAAAGCAATAATTCGAAATTTTATGGCGGATTCATTAGCTTTATGTCTGATGAGGTAATTCATGTTACCATCAAGATTAGCAATGAAAATTTAGCCTCGATAGACTCAACTTTTGACCGGTACGACTACAGAATTGTTGAAAAATATTATTCTGATGAGAAATCCGATCTCTTTAAAGACCGATTCGGTTTTTTCCAAAAATTTATAGAAATATAA
- a CDS encoding toxin-antitoxin system YwqK family antitoxin: MKYIFLLFFSASTMILAQKPCGYKDGLQEGTCKEFYDNGQVKNVIEWKKGKKEGDAVFYHDNGKVNAKGEFKKDFKVKEWSYYDKNGTLTAKEAYRNGDKNIYDNSFTGTFYSPKGVVEEVSNYKFAKLHGETKLFHEDGKSVKQIGTYENGLATGKWKAFYPSGKVQRETEFVNDKWNGNRIHYREDGSIEKTEVYKDGKLISTK, from the coding sequence ATGAAATACATTTTTCTATTGTTTTTCTCTGCTTCTACCATGATCTTGGCGCAGAAACCTTGTGGATATAAAGACGGATTACAGGAAGGAACCTGCAAAGAGTTCTATGACAACGGACAGGTAAAGAATGTCATTGAATGGAAGAAAGGAAAAAAAGAAGGGGATGCTGTTTTTTACCATGATAATGGAAAAGTAAATGCAAAGGGTGAATTCAAAAAAGACTTCAAAGTAAAAGAATGGTCTTATTACGATAAAAATGGCACCCTTACCGCTAAGGAAGCTTATAGAAATGGAGACAAAAACATTTATGACAATAGTTTTACCGGTACCTTCTATTCTCCCAAAGGAGTTGTGGAAGAAGTTTCCAACTATAAATTTGCAAAGCTGCATGGAGAAACCAAACTTTTTCATGAAGATGGAAAATCAGTAAAGCAGATCGGAACCTATGAAAACGGACTTGCTACCGGAAAATGGAAAGCATTTTATCCATCGGGAAAGGTACAGCGTGAAACAGAATTTGTCAATGACAAATGGAATGGCAACAGAATCCATTACCGTGAAGACGGCAGCATTGAAAAAACCGAGGTCTATAAAGACGGAAAATTAATCTCAACAAAATAA
- a CDS encoding DUF885 domain-containing protein, translating into MKSILSKSILGLGLIMGLASCKKTDSPLTKVTPTNLDSIASNYYEQYLKLYPLDATSQGDLRYNDQLPINIDKDFISGEVAFYNSVQKQLENVDYKTLSDEDKVVYDVLDYTLKDKIEAYAYHPEYIPFTQFGGLPLNFPLYGSGQGSQPFKTEKDYSDWLKRMEKLPEWMDAAADNFRDGINNKVVLPKKLIVKMIPQMKAEEITTQDMEKNIFYGPIKHFPKSFTQAQKDKFSALYKDAITKKIIPAYTKMGIFLEKEYLPKGRDTDGYNSLPNGNEIYGYYVKSWTTTKKSPDEINKIGQQQVAMLRAEMEKVKQQVGFTGTLEEFITYVKTDPKAMPYKTSKDVLNGFNSILTKITPKLKTMFNVTPKTKFEIRQTEKFREASASAEYIPGTPDGKRAGIFYVPLPDPTKFNVTSGMESLFLHEAIPGHHYQVSLQQENTKLPKFMRFGWFGAYGEGWAHYCETLGPEFGLYTDPYQKMGYLSDQMLRAVRLVVDTGIHTGKMTREEAIKYFLSNISYDEGAAVAEVERYMAMPGQALGYKIGSLRIRELREKYQKELGNKFNLASFHDEVLSQGCLPLDVLNRKMELWAKKQK; encoded by the coding sequence ATGAAAAGTATTTTATCGAAAAGTATTCTGGGATTAGGACTGATAATGGGTCTTGCCTCGTGCAAAAAGACCGATTCTCCCCTTACGAAGGTAACGCCTACCAATCTGGATTCTATTGCATCCAATTATTACGAACAGTATCTTAAACTCTATCCTTTAGACGCTACTTCTCAGGGAGACCTAAGATATAACGACCAGCTTCCCATCAATATTGATAAAGACTTCATCTCAGGAGAAGTCGCTTTTTACAACTCAGTACAAAAGCAATTGGAAAATGTAGATTATAAAACCCTTTCCGATGAAGATAAGGTAGTATATGACGTATTGGATTATACTTTAAAAGATAAAATTGAAGCATATGCCTATCACCCTGAATATATCCCGTTCACTCAGTTCGGAGGTCTTCCATTAAACTTCCCTCTGTATGGCAGCGGACAAGGAAGCCAACCCTTCAAAACTGAAAAAGATTATAGCGACTGGCTGAAAAGAATGGAAAAACTCCCGGAATGGATGGATGCAGCAGCAGATAATTTCCGCGATGGGATCAACAATAAGGTTGTTCTCCCTAAAAAACTGATTGTCAAAATGATCCCTCAAATGAAAGCTGAAGAGATTACGACTCAGGATATGGAAAAAAATATTTTCTATGGACCTATTAAACACTTCCCAAAGAGTTTTACTCAGGCTCAAAAAGATAAATTCTCAGCACTTTATAAGGATGCCATTACTAAAAAGATCATTCCTGCTTATACTAAAATGGGAATATTCCTGGAAAAAGAGTATTTGCCAAAAGGTAGAGATACAGACGGATACAACAGCCTTCCCAACGGAAATGAAATTTACGGGTATTATGTAAAAAGCTGGACTACTACCAAAAAATCGCCTGATGAGATCAACAAAATCGGGCAGCAACAGGTTGCCATGCTTCGTGCAGAGATGGAAAAAGTAAAACAACAAGTTGGTTTTACAGGAACATTGGAGGAGTTTATCACCTACGTGAAAACAGATCCTAAAGCAATGCCTTATAAAACTTCTAAAGATGTTTTAAATGGATTCAACAGTATTCTGACCAAGATTACTCCAAAGCTGAAAACGATGTTTAACGTAACTCCGAAAACAAAGTTTGAAATCAGGCAAACGGAAAAATTCAGAGAAGCCAGTGCCAGTGCAGAATATATCCCGGGAACTCCTGACGGAAAAAGAGCCGGAATTTTCTACGTTCCTCTTCCTGACCCTACCAAATTCAATGTAACCTCTGGAATGGAATCGTTGTTCTTACACGAAGCGATTCCGGGGCACCATTATCAGGTTTCTCTTCAACAGGAAAATACAAAGCTTCCAAAATTCATGAGATTCGGATGGTTTGGTGCTTATGGAGAAGGATGGGCACACTATTGTGAAACCTTAGGCCCTGAATTCGGATTATACACGGATCCTTATCAAAAAATGGGGTATTTAAGTGACCAGATGCTGAGAGCAGTAAGGTTGGTAGTAGATACAGGCATACATACTGGAAAAATGACCAGAGAAGAAGCTATTAAATACTTCCTAAGCAATATCTCCTATGATGAAGGAGCTGCAGTAGCTGAGGTGGAAAGATATATGGCTATGCCGGGACAAGCTTTAGGATATAAAATCGGGTCTTTAAGAATTCGTGAATTGAGAGAAAAATATCAGAAAGAACTTGGTAATAAGTTTAATCTGGCAAGCTTCCATGATGAAGTATTAAGCCAGGGATGCCTTCCGTTGGATGTTCTGAACAGAAAGATGGAGCTTTGGGCGAAAAAACAGAAATAA
- a CDS encoding RNA methyltransferase: protein MVQKLKLEELNRIDVETFKKVEKIPLVIILDNIRSMHNVGAAFRTADAFLIEKIILCGITPQPPHREIHKAALGATESVDWSHEEDTNNAISDLKSKGYEIIGIEQTTGSQMITDFTIDKSKKYALILGNEVEGISDEVLPNVDVFLEIPQLGTKHSLNVSVCGGIVMWEFAKALK from the coding sequence TTGGTACAGAAACTAAAACTGGAGGAACTAAACAGAATAGATGTAGAAACATTTAAGAAAGTTGAAAAAATTCCGTTGGTCATCATTTTAGATAATATCAGAAGTATGCACAATGTAGGTGCAGCCTTCAGAACGGCAGATGCCTTCTTAATTGAAAAAATAATCCTTTGCGGAATTACTCCGCAACCACCTCACCGTGAAATTCACAAAGCGGCATTAGGGGCTACGGAAAGCGTAGATTGGTCTCACGAAGAAGACACTAATAATGCTATCTCTGATTTGAAAAGCAAAGGATATGAGATCATTGGAATTGAGCAGACTACCGGGAGTCAAATGATTACAGATTTTACAATTGACAAATCAAAAAAATATGCCCTTATTCTAGGCAATGAAGTAGAAGGTATCAGTGATGAGGTACTCCCTAATGTTGATGTATTCTTAGAAATTCCACAACTTGGAACCAAGCATTCTCTTAATGTAAGTGTATGTGGTGGAATTGTGATGTGGGAGTTTGCAAAAGCCCTAAAATAA